Proteins encoded by one window of Micromonospora coxensis:
- a CDS encoding peptide deformylase: MNQDREQLSEEHAAFVAELRHWREVAGYSQKALAGLVGYTPSYISKVEGGTIVPSRDFAESADRGLKAGQALIRRWRDLHAATQAHPAPTQRRPEAAVPDPQTAPGTALVVEHEHAELTLADGVYRTRVRRLLRNIGTEPVTRYLVRIAVDRYPGDPERSNQLYRNNPLTWEEVNLTAQCAGEPMAWTIMHDRDAFKEVWLQFENQDGRFPLYPGEERWIEYVYTVPAHKWGPWWQRAIRLPTRRLSLSLTLPADLDPVAWGTETSMTAEPSAFRTPIARESDGENVTFTWATSEPPLHTRFRIAWRFKAATAKEDQVDTLTPSDQMQQIGIVQEGDPILTTEARRFDLPAESEDARRVIAQMSSMMERAAQVHEFAKGMGIAAPQIGISRNASLVRTPDGQIIVLLNARVIAETADTDEQYEGCLSFFDVRGMVPRPHGIEVEHQDVDGTTRITAFTGGVARLVQHEIDHVYGLLYRARMRDSVSPIPVSQYKGTGKPWSQ; this comes from the coding sequence GTGAATCAGGACCGGGAGCAGCTGTCCGAGGAGCACGCCGCGTTCGTCGCTGAGCTGCGCCACTGGCGCGAGGTCGCCGGCTACTCCCAGAAGGCCCTCGCGGGATTGGTCGGTTACACGCCCTCGTACATCAGCAAGGTCGAAGGCGGCACCATCGTCCCGAGCCGGGACTTCGCAGAGAGCGCCGACCGAGGATTGAAAGCGGGGCAGGCACTCATCCGGCGTTGGCGCGACCTGCACGCCGCGACCCAGGCTCACCCGGCGCCCACTCAGCGCCGGCCCGAGGCAGCGGTACCCGACCCTCAGACCGCACCCGGTACCGCCCTGGTCGTGGAACACGAGCACGCCGAACTCACACTGGCCGACGGTGTCTACCGCACACGGGTGCGGCGGTTGCTCCGCAACATCGGGACCGAGCCCGTCACCCGCTACCTGGTGCGCATCGCGGTCGACCGATACCCCGGCGACCCCGAGCGGTCGAACCAGCTCTACCGCAACAACCCGCTCACCTGGGAGGAAGTCAACCTCACCGCACAGTGCGCCGGCGAGCCGATGGCTTGGACGATCATGCACGACCGGGACGCCTTCAAAGAGGTCTGGTTGCAATTCGAGAACCAGGACGGCCGGTTCCCGCTCTACCCGGGCGAAGAGCGCTGGATCGAGTACGTCTACACCGTCCCGGCGCACAAGTGGGGGCCATGGTGGCAGCGCGCCATTCGACTGCCCACCCGCCGGCTGAGCCTGTCCCTCACCCTGCCCGCAGACCTCGATCCGGTTGCGTGGGGAACCGAGACGTCGATGACCGCTGAGCCGTCTGCCTTCCGTACGCCGATCGCGAGGGAGTCTGACGGGGAGAACGTCACGTTCACCTGGGCGACGAGTGAGCCGCCCCTGCACACGCGGTTCCGCATCGCGTGGCGTTTCAAGGCAGCAACCGCGAAGGAGGACCAGGTGGACACGCTCACCCCGAGCGATCAGATGCAGCAGATCGGGATCGTGCAGGAGGGCGACCCGATCCTCACGACAGAAGCCCGCCGCTTCGACCTTCCCGCCGAATCAGAGGATGCCCGCCGGGTCATCGCGCAGATGTCCTCGATGATGGAGCGGGCCGCGCAGGTGCACGAGTTCGCCAAGGGCATGGGGATCGCGGCGCCCCAGATCGGCATCAGCCGCAACGCCAGCCTGGTACGGACGCCGGACGGGCAGATCATCGTGCTGCTCAACGCGAGGGTGATCGCAGAGACTGCCGACACCGACGAGCAGTACGAGGGATGTCTGAGCTTCTTCGATGTCCGAGGGATGGTGCCCAGGCCCCACGGCATCGAGGTCGAGCACCAGGACGTCGACGGCACCACCCGGATCACCGCGTTCACCGGGGGAGTGGCCCGTCTGGTCCAGCACGAGATCGACCATGTGTACGGCCTCCTCTACCGAGCCAGGATGCGCGACAGTGTGTCTCCCATCCCCGTGTCGCAGTACAAGGGCACTGGTAAGCCCTGGTCTCAGTAG